In a single window of the Halanaerobiaceae bacterium ANBcell28 genome:
- a CDS encoding ABC transporter permease gives MGKFLLKRTFHIIVTMILFISITFLIFQLTPGDATQKYIANPNLSMADVARIQEQFGLNDPWYTQYFRYMRNVFTGNLGLSFSRYPRPVWDIISVRIPRTIVLFLTSRLLSFYIGFFLGKIIAWKRGSFVDTATTVVGISFWTMFYPLLAIINIWFFGYLLDWFPISGFVDPFLWRGVDLTSNTVFAYIILTGFLILGAWLLLRQYAKKPDLSLKVKKAIVFYSPFLLLLIGLGAWITSGYARYAWDILYHMVLPVLTLTLISFGQTMLLTRDSMMETIQEDYIMVAKAKGLMPKVIRDKYAARTAMLPVVTSLALSLGTVLSGGVITETLFSWPGLGLTLLEAAQTQDIPLAMGAFAFTGVFVLVAHLIADLLYAILDPRISTDNL, from the coding sequence ATGGGAAAATTTCTTTTAAAGAGAACGTTTCATATTATAGTAACAATGATTTTGTTTATAAGTATTACTTTTCTGATTTTTCAACTTACACCAGGTGATGCAACTCAGAAATATATAGCCAATCCAAATTTGTCTATGGCAGATGTTGCTAGAATCCAAGAACAGTTTGGATTAAATGATCCCTGGTATACTCAATATTTTCGTTATATGAGAAATGTTTTTACTGGTAATTTAGGTCTTTCTTTTAGCAGATATCCTAGACCAGTGTGGGATATTATTAGTGTTAGAATACCAAGGACAATTGTCTTATTCTTGACTAGTCGGCTTTTATCCTTTTATATAGGTTTCTTTCTAGGTAAGATTATAGCATGGAAACGAGGTTCCTTTGTTGATACAGCAACAACTGTAGTAGGGATTAGTTTTTGGACAATGTTTTACCCCTTATTAGCTATTATTAATATATGGTTTTTTGGTTATCTTTTAGATTGGTTCCCTATAAGTGGTTTTGTAGATCCATTTTTATGGCGTGGTGTTGATTTAACATCAAATACAGTTTTTGCTTATATTATTCTAACTGGTTTCCTTATACTTGGAGCCTGGTTATTATTAAGACAGTATGCAAAAAAACCTGATCTTTCTTTAAAAGTTAAGAAAGCAATTGTATTTTATTCACCTTTCTTGCTATTGTTGATAGGATTGGGAGCATGGATAACTTCAGGATATGCTAGATATGCCTGGGATATACTTTATCACATGGTATTACCAGTTTTAACTCTGACACTTATATCATTTGGACAAACTATGCTTTTAACAAGAGATTCGATGATGGAAACAATTCAAGAAGATTATATTATGGTTGCTAAAGCTAAAGGCTTAATGCCAAAAGTAATTCGTGATAAATATGCTGCTAGAACAGCAATGCTTCCTGTTGTAACAAGTCTAGCTCTAAGTTTAGGAACAGTACTGTCAGGTGGAGTTATTACAGAAACACTCTTTTCATGGCCAGGTTTGGGGCTTACATTATTAGAGGCTGCTCAAACTCAGGATATTCCACTTGCTATGGGAGCTTTTGCTTTTACAGGTGTTTTTGTATTAGTAGCTCATTTAATAGCCGATTTGCTATATGCAATACTTGATCCTAGAATTTCAACAGATAATTTATAA
- a CDS encoding ABC transporter permease, which yields MFDKKPVAGVDSDILNESIWKVRWGLFKKGFKKNWSIFCERKIGLIGIGIIVLFLLMTIAHPIWMRYLETQPVPAEQAIMYGGRNITLRDVYHPTRGNDFRIGEDMMPPSHPLPPSLSHPLGTDPMGRDILSQIMYSTRIEFSFGVLSALIGVIIATLVGTVAAYYGGKVDAFFMRFADLVMTFPFLPFLIFLSSMVTLDLFTLGIVIGLLSGFGGPSIILKSQALSVKIRPYIEAAEVSGGSPWHIMTKHIIPNILPLSFLYLMMGVTSAVMSEATLSFLGLLNADISWGIIMDMARTFGYSFYDAWWLYVAPGVTITLFCGAFYLVGRGMDPIINPKLRKR from the coding sequence ATGTTTGACAAGAAACCTGTTGCAGGGGTTGATTCAGATATCCTAAATGAGTCTATCTGGAAAGTTAGATGGGGCTTATTTAAAAAAGGTTTTAAGAAAAATTGGTCTATTTTTTGTGAAAGAAAAATAGGACTTATTGGTATAGGAATAATTGTATTATTTTTGTTGATGACTATTGCCCATCCAATTTGGATGCGTTATTTAGAAACACAGCCAGTTCCAGCAGAACAGGCTATTATGTATGGAGGAAGAAATATAACCTTAAGGGATGTATATCATCCAACTCGAGGAAATGATTTTCGTATAGGGGAGGATATGATGCCACCAAGTCATCCTCTGCCACCATCATTGAGTCATCCATTAGGAACTGATCCTATGGGTAGAGATATTTTAAGTCAGATTATGTATAGTACAAGAATAGAATTCTCATTTGGAGTTTTATCTGCTTTGATTGGTGTGATAATAGCAACTCTGGTAGGAACAGTTGCAGCTTATTATGGTGGAAAAGTTGATGCTTTTTTTATGAGATTTGCTGACCTGGTAATGACGTTTCCTTTCCTACCATTTTTGATCTTTTTATCATCAATGGTGACTTTAGATTTGTTTACACTGGGTATAGTAATTGGACTATTAAGTGGATTTGGTGGTCCAAGTATTATTCTAAAGTCTCAGGCTTTATCTGTTAAAATAAGGCCATATATCGAAGCAGCAGAGGTATCAGGGGGTAGCCCCTGGCATATCATGACCAAACATATAATACCCAATATTTTACCACTATCTTTTCTATATTTAATGATGGGTGTAACAAGTGCAGTTATGTCTGAAGCAACATTATCATTTTTAGGACTTTTAAATGCTGATATTAGTTGGGGAATTATTATGGATATGGCACGAACATTTGGTTATAGTTTTTATGATGCCTGGTGGTTGTATGTTGCTCCTGGTGTAACTATTACACTATTCTGTGGTGCCTTTTATCTTGTAGGAAGAGGTATGGATCCTATTATTAATCCGAAGTTGAGGAAGAGGTGA
- a CDS encoding NCS2 family permease: MLENYFKLKENGTNVKTEFIAGFTTFMTMAYIIFVNPNILADAGMPWEGVFIATIASILLGTLAMAFLTNYPFALASGMGLNAFFAYSVVIGMGVSWQIALGIIFIEGILFIILSFLPVREMIVNSIPMSLKTGISAGIGLFIAFIGLQNAEIIVGYEATLITLGDITSGAPLIAVIGLIVTGILHARKVKGALLWGILIATIVGIFNGVTALPETFGINSIFALPSMRDWGTVFFQLDIRGAFQLGMIGVLFSFLFVDMFDTAGTLVGVAQQADYLDEDGNLPKASGALLADAIATTGGAVFGTSTVTTYVESASGVAEGGRTGLTGVFVSLFFFLALFLAPLIGIVPPAATAPALIIVGTMMVSNVLKLDWNDFTEVLPAFMTMILMPLAYSIADGIAVGFIIYPLVKLFTGKGKDVHWLVYTLGALFVAYFIFLH, translated from the coding sequence ATGTTAGAGAATTATTTTAAGTTAAAAGAAAATGGAACAAATGTCAAAACCGAGTTTATTGCTGGATTTACTACTTTTATGACAATGGCTTATATTATTTTTGTAAATCCAAATATTCTTGCTGATGCAGGAATGCCCTGGGAAGGTGTATTTATTGCTACAATCGCCAGTATTTTACTTGGTACTTTAGCTATGGCGTTTTTAACAAACTATCCTTTTGCACTTGCATCAGGTATGGGTCTTAATGCTTTTTTTGCTTATTCTGTAGTAATTGGAATGGGTGTTTCCTGGCAAATTGCGCTAGGTATTATATTTATTGAAGGTATTTTGTTTATTATACTTAGTTTCTTACCTGTCAGAGAAATGATTGTGAATTCGATTCCAATGTCTTTAAAAACAGGTATTAGTGCAGGTATTGGACTTTTTATTGCTTTTATTGGTCTGCAAAATGCAGAAATTATTGTTGGTTATGAGGCTACTTTAATTACTTTAGGTGATATAACAAGTGGCGCACCTCTAATTGCAGTTATTGGGTTAATTGTAACAGGCATATTACATGCAAGGAAAGTAAAAGGAGCGCTACTTTGGGGTATTTTAATTGCTACTATTGTTGGTATTTTTAACGGAGTAACTGCTCTTCCAGAAACTTTTGGTATTAATTCTATTTTCGCATTACCAAGTATGAGGGACTGGGGTACAGTATTTTTTCAATTAGATATTAGAGGAGCTTTTCAATTAGGAATGATTGGTGTGCTATTCTCATTCTTATTTGTTGATATGTTTGATACTGCAGGTACACTTGTAGGAGTTGCCCAACAGGCTGATTATTTAGATGAAGATGGTAATTTGCCTAAAGCCAGTGGTGCTTTATTAGCTGATGCAATTGCTACAACTGGTGGAGCAGTTTTTGGTACAAGTACTGTTACTACTTATGTAGAATCTGCATCTGGGGTTGCTGAAGGAGGAAGAACAGGTTTAACAGGTGTCTTTGTTTCTTTATTTTTCTTCTTAGCATTATTTCTAGCCCCATTAATCGGTATAGTACCACCAGCTGCTACTGCTCCAGCTTTAATTATTGTTGGTACTATGATGGTTTCTAATGTACTTAAATTAGACTGGAACGACTTTACTGAAGTTCTACCAGCTTTTATGACTATGATTCTTATGCCCTTAGCATATTCAATTGCTGATGGTATTGCTGTTGGATTTATTATCTATCCATTAGTTAAGTTATTTACTGGTAAAGGTAAAGATGTTCACTGGTTAGTATATACACTAGGAGCTTTATTTGTAGCTTACTTTATTTTCTTACACTAG
- a CDS encoding ABC transporter ATP-binding protein, producing MSEPILKVENLSLIYKTKKGNVNALNDINFEIEAGSSLGLVGESGCGKTTMASSIMQLLADNAEIKSGKIFFKGIDLLSLSEKELRKYRWNGFSMIFQAAMNAMAPVYTVGDQIIEAIQLHSPATTYTEAEKKVADLFDLVGLDPSRISHYPHEYSGGMKQRAVIAMALACDPDLIIADEPTTALDVIVQDRILKRINQVKEKLGMSMIYISHDIAVIAEVSKTMGVMYAGEMVEFGSTVSLFKKPIHPYTAGLMSSFPSIVGEKVELQVIPGEPPNLLQPPSGCKFHPRCKYASEKCKTETPPIYVSKEDNAHIAKCWHPLND from the coding sequence ATGTCAGAACCTATTTTAAAAGTAGAAAATTTGAGTTTAATATATAAAACAAAAAAGGGTAATGTAAATGCCCTTAATGATATAAATTTTGAAATAGAAGCAGGGAGTTCTTTGGGCTTGGTAGGAGAGTCTGGTTGTGGTAAAACAACAATGGCTAGCTCTATTATGCAACTTTTAGCTGACAATGCTGAGATAAAAAGTGGGAAAATATTCTTTAAAGGTATCGATTTATTATCTTTATCTGAAAAAGAGTTAAGGAAATATAGATGGAATGGTTTTAGTATGATATTCCAGGCCGCTATGAATGCCATGGCACCTGTATATACTGTTGGAGACCAAATAATTGAAGCAATACAACTTCATTCACCAGCGACCACATATACAGAAGCAGAAAAGAAAGTGGCCGATTTGTTTGATCTAGTAGGTCTAGATCCTTCAAGGATAAGCCATTATCCCCATGAGTATAGTGGTGGTATGAAACAAAGGGCTGTTATTGCAATGGCATTGGCCTGTGATCCTGATTTGATAATTGCTGATGAGCCTACTACTGCTCTTGACGTAATCGTTCAGGATAGGATTTTAAAAAGAATAAATCAAGTAAAAGAAAAATTGGGTATGAGTATGATTTATATATCCCATGATATAGCAGTTATTGCAGAGGTTAGTAAGACTATGGGAGTTATGTATGCTGGAGAAATGGTTGAATTTGGCTCGACAGTATCCTTGTTTAAAAAGCCGATACATCCTTATACAGCTGGTCTTATGAGCTCTTTTCCAAGTATTGTTGGAGAAAAGGTTGAACTTCAGGTTATACCTGGAGAACCACCAAATTTATTACAGCCTCCAAGTGGTTGTAAGTTTCATCCTAGATGTAAATATGCAAGTGAGAAATGTAAGACAGAAACTCCGCCTATTTACGTCAGTAAAGAAGATAATGCTCATATAGCAAAATGCTGGCATCCTTTAAATGATTAA
- a CDS encoding GntR family transcriptional regulator, with translation MTIDELTKKEQIINFAQSDPFLKISDIAEHVQTTPRYVRTILSEANISLMKLREKYARNMEKRLKGDEYPELQAKVSLREEYSFNNLDIGRIEIELADENLYPDIESLREDDELIKIYQVQSVDEKPYCVHELITYMEKDLNKERLANLESVYDLLGRKGINNLQFLTNIITMESPTNIMKKYFKDVDNILVSTRMVLLNKIAIGIEKMYIRADLTKVEFSGELVV, from the coding sequence TTGACTATTGACGAATTAACTAAAAAAGAGCAAATAATTAATTTTGCGCAAAGTGATCCATTTTTGAAGATTAGTGATATTGCTGAACATGTACAGACTACTCCTAGGTATGTGAGAACAATATTGTCTGAGGCAAATATATCACTAATGAAACTAAGGGAAAAGTATGCAAGGAATATGGAAAAACGGCTTAAAGGTGATGAATATCCTGAATTACAGGCAAAAGTAAGCCTAAGGGAAGAGTATAGTTTTAACAATCTTGATATTGGAAGAATAGAAATTGAATTAGCTGATGAAAACTTATATCCTGATATAGAAAGTTTGCGAGAAGATGATGAACTTATTAAAATATACCAGGTACAATCTGTAGACGAAAAACCATATTGTGTACATGAATTAATTACATATATGGAGAAGGATTTAAATAAGGAAAGGTTAGCTAATCTTGAATCTGTTTATGATCTTTTAGGCAGAAAGGGTATTAATAATCTTCAATTTCTGACTAATATCATAACTATGGAGAGTCCAACAAATATTATGAAAAAATATTTTAAAGATGTTGATAATATCCTTGTAAGCACGAGAATGGTCCTTTTGAATAAGATTGCGATTGGTATAGAAAAAATGTATATTAGGGCTGATTTAACTAAAGTTGAGTTTTCTGGAGAACTTGTAGTATAG
- a CDS encoding oligopeptide/dipeptide ABC transporter ATP-binding protein, with the protein MNKSLKISGLENKTNNNNIIEVKGLKKYFPIAKGFMQKDIEYLKAVDNISFTIEKGKMFGLVGESGCGKSTTGRLLVKSYEPTAGEILFKGNNVVDLPKKDISAFRQSVQMIFQDPYESLNPRMTIFDIVSEPLKVHKIGTVNEREEKVAEILELVGLVPASSFIFRYPHELSGGQRQRVAIARAIVIEPDFIVADEPTSMLDVSIRTQVMELMMKLQEELEVSYLYITHDLAVARYLCDRIAVMYLGNIVEMGEIESVTQNPIHPYTKALISAVPIPDPTFNRESIEIKGGISKPINPLPRCRFYDRCPEADETCKNQAAPELTELGEDHFVACYHAKK; encoded by the coding sequence ATGAATAAATCATTAAAAATTTCTGGATTAGAAAACAAAACAAATAACAATAATATTATAGAAGTAAAAGGATTAAAAAAATATTTTCCAATAGCTAAAGGATTTATGCAAAAAGATATAGAATATTTAAAAGCTGTTGATAATATATCTTTTACAATAGAAAAAGGAAAGATGTTTGGACTAGTAGGGGAATCTGGATGTGGTAAATCCACTACAGGACGTCTTCTGGTTAAATCATACGAGCCTACTGCTGGTGAAATATTGTTTAAAGGTAATAATGTTGTAGATTTACCTAAAAAGGATATTTCTGCTTTTCGCCAATCAGTACAAATGATATTTCAGGATCCATATGAATCTTTAAATCCTAGAATGACTATTTTTGATATAGTATCTGAACCCCTAAAGGTTCATAAAATCGGGACGGTAAATGAAAGAGAAGAAAAAGTAGCTGAGATACTTGAATTAGTTGGTTTAGTTCCAGCCAGTAGTTTTATATTTAGGTATCCTCATGAGTTGTCTGGTGGTCAAAGACAAAGGGTTGCTATAGCTCGTGCAATAGTAATTGAACCAGATTTTATAGTTGCTGATGAACCTACATCAATGCTAGATGTGTCAATTAGAACTCAGGTTATGGAATTGATGATGAAATTACAGGAAGAATTAGAAGTTAGTTATTTGTATATTACTCATGATTTAGCAGTAGCAAGGTATTTGTGTGATCGTATTGCAGTAATGTATCTTGGTAATATAGTAGAAATGGGAGAAATAGAGAGTGTTACCCAAAATCCTATACATCCGTATACAAAAGCCTTAATCTCTGCAGTTCCAATACCTGATCCAACTTTTAATAGAGAAAGTATTGAAATAAAAGGTGGGATTAGTAAACCAATAAATCCTTTGCCAAGATGTCGTTTTTATGACCGTTGTCCCGAGGCTGATGAAACATGTAAAAATCAAGCAGCTCCAGAATTAACAGAGCTAGGGGAAGATCATTTTGTAGCCTGTTATCATGCTAAAAAGTAA
- a CDS encoding ABC transporter permease produces the protein MNIIKRINAIIYKDFIESLRNKTVFIVILLPILASLLFSIVDNAEMNRSFNIGVVENQEGGIHSFVNNSVSNLKADLYENVVYGKQAVELGNIDALLVNEDDVFSLYINSSQAITYFFLKDSLEDIIRMYLNLETNLELEIVPMNVAISSLSFLPVWITVTVAMIGVLIISGNFAEEKENKTIHSIMLAPANKIEILLAKGIFSVLFTFFTIFIMAIFNGVFIIGMRNIFLLLLSILIASISFTAIGLLIGAFSESQSSARSIATIIYFPLLFPTLIADVSEFTRIFARFFPTYYLYQSLEKILIYQGRAIVYSDMLILLSFSLFLTIITYIKFRKVHI, from the coding sequence ATGAATATTATAAAAAGAATTAATGCAATTATATATAAAGATTTTATAGAATCATTAAGAAATAAAACCGTATTTATAGTTATATTACTACCAATTTTAGCTTCGTTATTATTTTCTATAGTTGATAATGCTGAAATGAATAGAAGCTTCAATATAGGCGTTGTTGAGAATCAAGAAGGAGGAATTCATAGTTTTGTAAATAATTCTGTTAGCAATCTAAAAGCAGACTTATATGAAAATGTCGTATATGGAAAACAGGCAGTAGAATTAGGAAATATTGATGCTTTGCTAGTTAATGAAGATGATGTATTCTCTCTGTATATAAATAGTAGTCAGGCAATAACATATTTTTTCTTAAAAGATAGTTTAGAAGATATAATAAGAATGTATTTAAATCTTGAGACAAATCTTGAACTAGAGATAGTTCCTATGAATGTTGCTATATCAAGCTTGTCTTTTTTACCAGTTTGGATAACTGTAACTGTAGCTATGATTGGTGTACTAATTATATCTGGAAATTTTGCTGAAGAGAAAGAAAATAAGACAATCCATTCTATAATGCTTGCTCCAGCAAATAAGATAGAAATTTTATTAGCTAAAGGAATATTTTCTGTACTATTTACTTTTTTTACGATTTTTATAATGGCTATATTCAATGGTGTTTTTATAATTGGTATGAGAAATATATTTCTCTTGCTTCTATCTATATTAATAGCTTCTATAAGTTTTACAGCCATTGGCTTATTAATTGGGGCCTTTTCAGAAAGTCAGTCCTCAGCTAGATCAATAGCAACTATTATTTATTTTCCGTTATTATTTCCAACTTTAATTGCTGATGTCTCTGAGTTTACAAGAATATTTGCCCGCTTTTTTCCAACATATTATTTATACCAAAGTCTGGAAAAAATCTTGATCTATCAAGGAAGAGCAATTGTGTATAGTGATATGCTTATATTGCTAAGTTTTTCACTTTTCTTAACAATAATCACTTATATAAAATTTAGGAAGGTGCATATTTAA
- a CDS encoding GNAT family N-acetyltransferase, protein MKLDIKIVEYSPEYADSLAEMWNLSNSNWGGGDTVYTEEDIKEEYENSSDINIYLALDDETVVGFCSFSEYEEDEGALYIPLLNVRPDYHGKKIGKALVLKTVERSIEMEWPRLDLYTWPGNTKAVPLYKKCGFFWEKRDDETHLMNFIPTVLNTEAVKEYFETIDWYNDSNRTIEIEADGSKEDDYGFYQYSWEKEEESLKMGFDRRGRGIRMIETNDYRIESKIQKQVLPFNNRYEIEYHLENKSSRNLEITLEGIDNKNIKYDFKKTLQVKDKEILKAKFYLGEIEKEQDHWRTHPVVETNISINGKKAVFKTGIEPKFPVNLNMNLKDSVNQRNIESLAYLELENAYEQAISLEFEIPVNDEVVFCDNIIKKELKAKEKVSIPINYIIKEYNLYSEDIHFKIKKDHEEVTFKRKLTTIFNGRGRRLSGESEKEWFITNGKYKLIFDKNDNEISFQKYHSDYYGAFILYPSIGLPFTTEFSQKKAEKVDFISRDNDAIKMEVLYRSEKTKGIDMQLIIELYSDGLIKYYMKLKNTQDKKSKEINTRYGIYFQLKNAVMPYADKIIELKTTEDMNLDNWNVDKLDENWILTDHYGDKYGLMWSGDLKVKHQEWHFGFEDNLGEIEAGSTIKTKPIYLALDTFRDWFELREFATRSKELNSNAELIKENNNPDYRTEESIAIEINQGNPIISDDFSLKINRYKKANIYGVIKVESDNNLIESYEKELSKEEEDRQIELQVKMNKVSEEEKKENSHQGIEVIDTELDLSSMVVKRKKLVFIKDNSISIDKKIEDIKGDKTYTFSNGTIQMKAAENYGPALYSLSYKGKEWLDSLYPKAGAKSWWNPWFGGISTHPGGLQNVSRAEAKQNFDFAELEDNKGNNWQGISIELDLEDNKDFRGLAYKQYYLTLPSLPLLLLTTEVIQNTGKHYNNKGFNTEVFVKATEDLKDSYFNHRRKDGEIIKYRAGYNDYHINIDKTVLFASENDKTYLQAFQSGYHSSWGFMNLDVLAVNIENYLSIKDGSKIFTAPAFLFFTDTFYQENILEDLKNIRFKCFT, encoded by the coding sequence ATGAAATTGGATATCAAAATTGTTGAATATAGTCCTGAATATGCAGATTCACTTGCTGAGATGTGGAATTTGAGTAACAGCAACTGGGGTGGTGGTGATACTGTTTATACTGAGGAAGACATAAAAGAAGAGTATGAAAATTCCAGTGATATTAATATATATCTGGCTTTAGATGATGAAACTGTTGTTGGTTTTTGTAGTTTTTCTGAATATGAAGAAGATGAAGGAGCTTTATACATACCATTACTTAATGTAAGGCCTGATTACCATGGTAAAAAGATTGGAAAAGCACTTGTTTTGAAAACTGTGGAAAGATCTATTGAGATGGAATGGCCAAGGCTGGATTTATACACCTGGCCTGGAAATACTAAAGCAGTACCTTTATACAAAAAGTGTGGTTTCTTCTGGGAAAAGAGGGATGATGAAACCCATTTAATGAACTTTATTCCCACTGTTTTAAATACTGAAGCAGTAAAAGAGTACTTTGAGACTATAGACTGGTATAATGATAGTAACAGAACTATTGAAATTGAAGCAGATGGAAGTAAAGAAGATGACTATGGATTCTATCAATATAGCTGGGAGAAGGAAGAGGAAAGCTTAAAGATGGGATTTGATCGTCGGGGTAGAGGTATCCGGATGATTGAAACTAATGATTATAGGATAGAAAGTAAAATTCAAAAACAGGTTTTACCCTTTAATAATCGATATGAAATAGAATACCATCTTGAAAATAAAAGTTCTAGGAATCTTGAAATTACTTTAGAAGGTATTGATAACAAAAATATAAAATATGATTTTAAGAAAACACTTCAAGTAAAAGATAAAGAAATACTTAAAGCTAAGTTTTACCTTGGTGAAATAGAAAAAGAACAGGATCACTGGCGTACTCATCCTGTTGTTGAGACTAATATAAGTATTAACGGAAAAAAAGCTGTATTTAAAACAGGGATAGAGCCTAAATTTCCCGTGAATCTAAATATGAATCTCAAAGATAGTGTCAATCAACGTAATATAGAGTCCCTAGCTTATTTAGAACTTGAGAATGCTTATGAGCAGGCTATTAGTCTTGAATTTGAGATACCAGTAAACGATGAAGTCGTTTTCTGTGATAATATTATTAAAAAAGAATTAAAAGCAAAAGAAAAAGTCTCTATACCTATTAATTATATAATTAAGGAATATAATCTATACTCAGAAGATATTCACTTTAAAATAAAAAAAGATCATGAGGAAGTGACTTTTAAGAGAAAGTTAACAACTATATTTAATGGTAGAGGTAGAAGGTTATCAGGTGAATCAGAAAAAGAATGGTTTATTACAAATGGAAAATATAAACTAATTTTCGATAAAAATGATAACGAAATTTCTTTCCAAAAGTATCATTCTGATTATTATGGGGCTTTTATATTATATCCTTCGATAGGTCTACCCTTTACAACAGAGTTTTCTCAAAAGAAAGCTGAAAAAGTAGATTTTATTAGTAGAGACAATGATGCGATCAAAATGGAAGTCTTATATCGGTCCGAAAAAACTAAAGGCATAGATATGCAGCTAATAATAGAATTATATAGTGATGGTTTGATTAAATACTATATGAAATTAAAAAATACTCAAGACAAGAAAAGTAAAGAGATTAATACCCGATATGGTATCTATTTTCAATTAAAGAATGCTGTAATGCCATATGCTGACAAAATAATTGAATTAAAAACTACAGAAGATATGAATCTTGATAATTGGAATGTCGATAAATTAGATGAAAACTGGATTTTAACTGATCATTATGGAGATAAATATGGATTGATGTGGTCTGGTGATCTTAAGGTGAAACATCAAGAGTGGCATTTTGGTTTTGAAGATAACCTAGGTGAAATAGAAGCTGGAAGTACTATTAAAACTAAACCTATTTATCTTGCTCTTGATACATTTAGGGATTGGTTTGAACTTAGAGAATTTGCTACCAGGAGTAAAGAGTTAAATAGTAATGCAGAATTAATTAAAGAAAATAATAATCCTGATTATCGTACTGAAGAGAGTATTGCTATAGAAATTAATCAGGGGAATCCAATTATTTCTGATGATTTTTCCCTTAAGATTAATAGATATAAAAAGGCTAATATATACGGTGTTATTAAAGTAGAATCAGATAATAATTTAATTGAAAGCTATGAAAAAGAACTAAGCAAAGAGGAAGAAGATAGACAAATAGAACTGCAAGTGAAGATGAATAAAGTATCAGAAGAAGAAAAGAAAGAAAATTCTCATCAGGGTATTGAAGTAATAGATACAGAACTTGATCTTTCTTCAATGGTAGTTAAAAGGAAAAAGCTCGTATTTATTAAGGATAATTCAATCTCCATTGATAAAAAAATCGAGGATATAAAGGGAGATAAAACCTACACTTTTTCTAATGGTACTATTCAAATGAAGGCTGCTGAAAACTATGGTCCTGCATTATATTCTCTGTCATATAAGGGCAAAGAATGGCTTGACTCATTATATCCAAAAGCAGGTGCAAAATCATGGTGGAACCCCTGGTTTGGCGGTATTTCAACTCATCCTGGAGGGTTACAAAATGTTAGCCGGGCTGAAGCAAAACAAAACTTTGACTTTGCAGAACTTGAAGATAATAAGGGTAATAATTGGCAGGGTATCTCTATAGAACTTGACTTAGAAGATAATAAGGATTTTAGAGGTCTGGCATACAAGCAGTATTACTTAACATTGCCTTCATTACCTTTGCTATTACTAACAACAGAGGTAATACAGAATACAGGAAAACACTATAATAACAAAGGATTTAATACTGAAGTATTTGTGAAAGCTACTGAAGATCTTAAGGATTCTTATTTCAATCATCGAAGAAAAGATGGAGAAATTATCAAATACAGGGCTGGCTATAATGACTATCATATCAATATAGATAAGACAGTTCTTTTTGCTTCGGAGAATGATAAAACATATTTGCAGGCATTTCAGTCAGGATATCATTCATCCTGGGGTTTCATGAATCTTGATGTACTGGCAGTAAATATAGAAAATTATCTTTCTATAAAAGACGGTAGTAAAATTTTCACAGCACCTGCTTTTCTATTTTTTACAGATACTTTCTATCAAGAAAACATCCTTGAAGACTTGAAAAATATTAGATTTAAGTGTTTCACATAA